CGCTCATCAAGCCGTCGATGGCGTTCACCACCGCGGTCGCCGACCCGCTGGGTTCGCGGCCGGTCGGTGGGTAGCTCGAGCAGTGGCGGCGCGCCGGCGAGGCTCTCGCGCCAGAAGGCGAGCTGGCCTTCCACCGTGGCTTGGTCGAGCCAGCCGCGCTGCCAGGCGGCGTAGTCGGCGTACTGCACCGGTAAAGGCGGCAACGCCGGCGCCCTGCCGGCGACCGCGGCGGCATAGGCGGTCGCGATCTCGTGTACCAAGATGCCTGTCGACCAGCCGTCGGAGACCGTGTGGTGCTGGGTTAGCAGCAAGGCGTGCCGAGCGTCGCTGTCTGTCGCCGCACTGTCTGTCTTGGCGAGACGCAGTAAGCGAGCGCGCAGCAGCGGACCGCGCTGGAGATCGAACGGGGCCTGGGCCTCCGCCGTTGCCAGCTGGCGCGCTTCGCGGCGCCGATCGGTTGGGGCGAGCACCGCCAAGTCGACGATCGGCAGCGCTGGCGGGCTCGGCGGCGCGATCACCTGCACCGGATGGCCCCCTTCTCCTTCAACGTGGAAGGTGGTGCGCAAAGATTCGTGGCGCCGGACCACCGTGGCGAGACCGGTCCGCAGTGCGGCGACATCGACCGTTCCCACCAGCTCGACGGCCGCGGGCATGTTGTAGGCGCCGCTGCCGGGGTCGAGCTGGTCGAGAAACCACAGCCGCTCCTGGGCAAAGGAGAGCGGCACGGCGACTTGCGGCAGGCCGTCCGCACCGCGCGGCAGGCTTTCCAGGGGCGGTGTTGCGAGGGCCCCGCGATCGTCACGCAGGCTCTCGATCTTGGTTGCCAGCTCGTTCAGACGCGGCGTCTCGAAGATCTGTCGCAGGGGCAGCTCGACGCCGAAACGATCCCGCACTTGCGCCACGACCCGACTGGCGACCAGCGAATGGCCGCCGAGACTGAAAAAGCTGTCGTCGGGCGCGATCCTCTGCGTTCCCAGGACATCGGACCAGATGGCCGCCAGGAGCTCCTCTGTGGGTTGCCGCTCACCGTGCGCTGTCGCGAAGGAGGGCTCGACGGCATCGGCCGGAGGGGCGCTTTCGAGGGCGAGCCGCTCCAGGGCCGCCCGATCGATCTTGCCGTTCGGCGTCAGGGGCAGGGCGTCGAGGCGGCGGAAGGTGTCCGGTACCAGAGCCTCGGGCAGACGTCGGGCGAGCGCCTGGCGGACCGTCTCGCCGTCCAACGGTGGGTCCGTCTCGCAGAACGCGACGAGCCGGTCT
This portion of the Acidobacteriota bacterium genome encodes:
- a CDS encoding condensation domain-containing protein; translation: LLRDLWTPLALGAHLSIPSSRVLGEPAELFAWMQQEELTTLHLTPSRASFLASGAAADASLPTIRWVLFGGEPLSYRQAAELRHLAPKARRFNVYGTTETPQVMACHEIDGDAAARGGAERTGAERDDGGRVPLGRGRDGVDLLILGPGDNVRGVGELGEICIRSPYLARGYLGDPELTRERFTDPFAAGRDDDVRFYRTGDLGRYRPDGSVEIAGRTDLQVKVRGVRVEPEEIEAQLTRLDAIRAAAVVAARDRLVAFCETDPPLDGETVRQALARRLPEALVPDTFRRLDALPLTPNGKIDRAALERLALESAPPADAVEPSFATAHGERQPTEELLAAIWSDVLGTQRIAPDDSFFSLGGHSLVASRVVAQVRDRFGVELPLRQIFETPRLNELATKIESLRDDRGALATPPLESLPRGADGLPQVAVPLSFAQERLWFLDQLDPGSGAYNMPAAVELVGTVDVAALRTGLATVVRRHESLRTTFHVEGEGGHPVQVIAPPSPPALPIVDLAVLAPTDRRREARQLATAEAQAPFDLQRGPLLRARLLRLAKTDSAATDSDARHALLLTQHHTVSDGWSTGILVHEIATAYAAAVAGRAPALPPLPVQYADYAAWQRGWLDQATVEGQLAFWRESLAGAPPLLELPTDRPRTQRVGDRGGERHRRLDERLTSRLEGLVQQEGATLFMVLLAAFQSLLHRASGQDDVVVGVPIAGRPRRELEGLIGFLTNTLVFRGRPTADPFFDRFLAATRETALDVFAHQQLPFEKLVEALSPERHLGTSPLFQVIF